A genomic segment from Pseudomonadota bacterium encodes:
- a CDS encoding cytochrome b/b6 domain-containing protein encodes MKMKIQMYARFERLWHWLQAFLVIMLLITGFEIHGSLKLLGFAKAHQVHLFCGWALLILTIFAIFWHATTGEWKQYIPTLKNLDTIARYYVCDIFKGEPHPHCKTREQKLNPLQRLSYLALKIFIMPLQLLSGLWYYYYNQWPAFGLSGNLETAAVVHTAAAFMVLAFLVIHTYLSTTGGTVLSYTKAMLTGWEEAED; translated from the coding sequence ATGAAGATGAAAATTCAAATGTACGCGCGTTTTGAAAGGCTCTGGCACTGGCTGCAGGCTTTCCTGGTCATCATGCTGTTGATAACCGGCTTTGAAATTCACGGATCGCTGAAACTGCTGGGGTTTGCTAAAGCGCACCAGGTCCATCTTTTCTGCGGCTGGGCTTTACTTATCCTCACTATCTTTGCCATCTTCTGGCATGCGACCACCGGGGAGTGGAAACAATATATTCCCACCTTAAAAAATCTGGATACAATAGCCAGATACTATGTCTGCGATATTTTCAAGGGAGAGCCTCATCCTCATTGCAAAACCAGGGAGCAGAAGCTGAATCCTCTGCAACGGCTTTCCTACCTGGCTTTGAAAATTTTTATCATGCCGCTGCAACTGCTCAGTGGTCTTTGGTATTACTACTATAATCAATGGCCGGCTTTCGGTTTAAGCGGCAACCTTGAGACCGCGGCTGTGGTACATACCGCGGCTGCATTCATGGTTTTAGCTTTCCTTGTTATTCACACCTATTTATCAACCACGGGCGGTACCGTTCTATCCTATACCAAGGCCATGCTGACTGGCTGGGAGGAAGCTGAGGACTGA
- the tkt gene encoding transketolase, whose amino-acid sequence MEVLTVMDEQGMQIAQESINTIRMLAVDAIQKANSGHPGMPMGAAPMAYVLWQQFLNHNPANPKWPNRDRFILSAGHGSMLLYALLHLSGYDISLDDLENFRQWGSKTPGHPEFGHTPGVEMTTGPLGQGLASGVGMAMAERHLASRFNRPGFPLVDHSTYVIVGDGDLMEGISHETASLAGTLKLGKLICLYDDNHISIEGSTELAFTEDRVTRFNAYGWQTLVVEDGNDLEAIAAAIRSAHDDDRRPSLIAIRTHIGYGSPHKQDTASAHGEPLGIDEIKLTRENLAWPFDRTFYVPEEVRKHFPRACRQGAEKEQAWHQLLDQYGKEYPDLAGQWESMANRDLPADWENNLPDFPVDVKGMATRAASGKVINSLAPSMPALFGGSADLAPSNKTTISNSADFAAGQYDGRNIHFGVREHGMGAMLNGMSLHGGTIPYGGTFLVFSDYMKPAIRLAAMMARQVIYVFTHDSIGLGEDGPTHQPIEHLAALRAIPGLTVIRPADANETAAAWQVALQQRSGPTALILTRQNVPTMSLERNFVYEGVARGAYIVSGPATDQTEIILLATGSEVSLALEAGKLLGQQGISSRVISIPSWELFDQQPAAYRESILPSSIPIRVSIEAGATQGWHRYVGDKGIAIGIDHFGASAPYQVLYKEFGLTADQIVKKVLAARFQVT is encoded by the coding sequence ATGGAGGTTTTGACAGTTATGGACGAACAAGGAATGCAGATAGCGCAGGAATCTATCAATACCATCCGGATGCTGGCAGTTGATGCCATCCAGAAAGCTAATTCCGGTCATCCGGGAATGCCCATGGGAGCGGCGCCCATGGCGTATGTCCTCTGGCAGCAATTTCTCAATCATAATCCGGCAAACCCGAAATGGCCTAATCGTGACCGTTTTATCCTTTCGGCCGGCCATGGCTCCATGTTGCTTTATGCCCTGCTGCATCTGAGTGGCTATGATATTTCCCTGGATGATTTGGAGAATTTCCGCCAATGGGGCAGCAAAACCCCCGGCCATCCGGAATTCGGCCATACCCCCGGAGTGGAAATGACCACCGGCCCCCTGGGGCAGGGATTGGCTTCCGGAGTAGGCATGGCGATGGCCGAGCGACATCTGGCCAGCCGGTTTAACCGGCCGGGATTTCCCCTGGTTGATCATTCTACTTATGTTATTGTTGGTGACGGTGATTTAATGGAGGGGATTTCCCATGAAACCGCGTCTCTGGCCGGAACCCTGAAACTGGGAAAGCTTATTTGTCTCTACGATGACAACCATATCTCCATTGAAGGCAGCACCGAGCTGGCGTTTACCGAGGATCGGGTGACCCGCTTTAATGCCTATGGCTGGCAGACCCTGGTGGTGGAAGACGGTAATGATCTGGAAGCTATTGCCGCCGCCATCCGGAGCGCCCATGATGATGACCGTCGACCATCTCTGATTGCCATCCGCACCCATATAGGCTATGGCAGTCCCCATAAACAGGATACCGCCAGTGCTCACGGTGAACCTCTGGGGATTGATGAAATCAAATTGACCAGGGAAAACCTTGCTTGGCCTTTCGATCGGACATTCTATGTGCCGGAAGAGGTGCGAAAACATTTCCCGCGGGCCTGCCGGCAGGGAGCAGAAAAAGAGCAGGCCTGGCATCAGCTGCTGGATCAGTATGGAAAAGAATATCCGGATCTAGCCGGACAGTGGGAATCGATGGCAAACAGGGATCTTCCGGCAGATTGGGAAAACAATCTTCCCGATTTTCCGGTTGACGTCAAAGGCATGGCCACCCGGGCTGCTTCCGGCAAGGTTATTAACTCCCTGGCTCCCAGCATGCCGGCGCTCTTTGGGGGGTCTGCCGATCTTGCGCCTTCCAATAAGACCACGATCAGTAACTCTGCCGATTTTGCCGCCGGTCAGTATGATGGCCGCAATATTCATTTCGGGGTCAGGGAACATGGAATGGGGGCGATGTTGAACGGTATGTCCCTGCATGGCGGCACCATCCCCTATGGCGGCACTTTTCTGGTTTTTTCCGACTATATGAAACCGGCAATTCGCCTGGCCGCGATGATGGCCCGGCAGGTTATCTATGTTTTCACCCATGACAGTATTGGCTTGGGTGAGGATGGCCCCACCCATCAGCCCATCGAACATCTGGCCGCATTGAGAGCCATTCCCGGGTTAACGGTTATCCGGCCGGCCGATGCCAATGAAACGGCGGCGGCCTGGCAAGTTGCTTTACAGCAGCGAAGCGGTCCTACGGCCCTGATCCTGACCCGGCAGAATGTGCCAACCATGTCACTGGAGCGGAATTTTGTTTATGAGGGTGTTGCCCGGGGTGCCTATATTGTCAGTGGTCCGGCTACCGACCAGACGGAGATTATTCTTCTGGCAACCGGTTCGGAAGTTTCCCTGGCCCTGGAGGCCGGTAAATTACTTGGGCAGCAGGGTATTTCTTCCCGGGTGATCAGTATACCCTCCTGGGAATTGTTTGATCAACAACCGGCGGCCTATCGTGAAAGTATTCTGCCATCATCAATTCCAATCCGAGTTAGCATTGAAGCCGGCGCAACCCAGGGTTGGCATCGTTATGTGGGGGATAAAGGGATCGCCATTGGTATCGATCATTTCGGCGCTTCAGCACCTTACCAGGTACTTTATAAAGAATTTGGCCTGACTGCCGACCAGATTGTTAAGAAAGTACTGGCGGCACGCTTCCAAGTAACTTAA
- a CDS encoding Rdx family protein, translating to MQLLKSGGGGFEVTVDDQLIYSKKATGIFPKEEDIITMLKNKED from the coding sequence GTGCAGTTACTCAAATCCGGTGGCGGGGGTTTTGAAGTTACCGTCGATGACCAGCTGATTTATTCGAAAAAGGCTACCGGAATTTTCCCCAAGGAAGAGGATATTATCACTATGCTGAAAAATAAAGAGGATTAA
- the glk gene encoding glucokinase, producing MADFILAGDIGGTKTRLGIFARGKTNRPLLRYKATYSSSKFEGLEEIIADFLGRHRISIGAVCLGVAGAVVKGRVKATNLPWKVSEDSFSRIFSWPRIRLVNDLVATAYAVPLLRKNELFPLQRGSGWPGLNIGLMAPGTGLGTALLIACDGNYVPVSSEGGHVGFAPQEDDDLELWQALAEQYGHVSLERLISGPGLYNIYCWLRDSGRYDEPAWLAEQLNPENAPRLIAEQGLKEVVPLCSAALEKFIAIMGAAAGDLALVGMTHGGLFLGGGIPPKILAKLREPRFIEAFNDKGRLSDIMPRFPVSVILNDQAALLGAAHCAFTNLVT from the coding sequence ATGGCTGATTTTATCCTGGCTGGTGACATCGGTGGGACTAAAACCCGTCTGGGGATATTTGCCAGAGGTAAAACCAACAGACCTCTGCTGCGCTACAAAGCAACCTATAGCAGCAGTAAATTCGAGGGGCTGGAAGAGATTATTGCTGATTTCCTCGGCCGGCACCGGATTTCCATTGGGGCTGTTTGTCTTGGTGTTGCCGGGGCGGTGGTCAAAGGGAGGGTCAAGGCCACTAACCTGCCATGGAAGGTATCCGAAGATAGTTTTTCCCGAATATTCAGTTGGCCGCGGATCAGGTTGGTGAACGATCTGGTGGCGACCGCCTACGCGGTGCCGTTATTGCGTAAAAATGAGCTGTTTCCTTTGCAGCGCGGTTCGGGTTGGCCTGGTCTTAATATTGGTCTTATGGCTCCCGGGACCGGTCTGGGGACCGCACTTTTAATTGCTTGTGACGGCAACTATGTGCCGGTGTCATCCGAAGGTGGTCATGTGGGGTTTGCCCCGCAGGAAGATGATGACCTTGAGTTGTGGCAGGCCCTGGCGGAGCAGTACGGCCATGTGAGTCTGGAACGATTAATTTCCGGACCCGGTCTGTATAATATCTATTGCTGGTTGCGGGATAGCGGTCGTTATGATGAACCGGCATGGTTGGCGGAACAACTGAATCCGGAGAATGCCCCCCGGCTCATTGCCGAGCAGGGATTGAAAGAAGTTGTCCCCCTTTGCAGTGCCGCTCTGGAAAAGTTTATAGCGATTATGGGAGCCGCGGCGGGTGATTTGGCTCTTGTTGGCATGACCCATGGCGGCCTTTTCCTGGGTGGTGGTATCCCGCCAAAAATCCTGGCCAAACTTCGTGAACCACGTTTTATTGAAGCTTTCAACGACAAAGGGCGTTTAAGCGATATTATGCCCCGTTTTCCGGTATCGGTCATTCTCAATGACCAGGCTGCCCTGCTGGGGGCGGCCCATTGCGCTTTTACAAATTTGGTGACCTGA
- a CDS encoding glucose-6-phosphate isomerase has protein sequence MSTQLNQQLTFLGSYNDRVVARLETWENARFSERLWQHDGTLWISDPNLAAATPELADRLGWLDLPESMAAEAGELADFAAEIRAAGVTDVVLLGMGGSSLAPEVLMTIFANVPGFPVLRVLDSTHPDVISVLDSSIDLAKTLFLVSSKSGGTIETLSFYKYFFHRVAGELRNPGDHFVAITDPGSKLELMAREQQFRRIFSSPADVGGRYSVLTYFGLLPAALIGIDLAEFLKQAAQMEAATGPGVPAAENPALVLGAVLGELALAGRNKVVFLSTPKLEHFGVWIEQLVAESTGKLGRGILPVVGEPLLTPAAYGQDCCFVSLQLAGDLPLSLESGIEKLKAAGFPVVVINIERIMDLAQEFYRWEVATAAAGAVLEINPFNQPNVEAAKIKARELMETSKRTGELPVSTPLIQDGQLTLSGQPLPQPSRSSSEYLQQFLQLVKPGDYLVLMAYLPMRKKNDVLLQRLRLLLRQRCRVVTTLGYGPRFLHSTGQLHKGDDNQGVFLQLTADPDQDIPIPGEPYSFGTLIAAQAQGDFQALVENGRRLLRIHLSGSLEGGLNRLISLVEAG, from the coding sequence ATGAGTACCCAGCTTAACCAGCAGTTAACTTTTCTCGGTTCTTATAATGATCGGGTGGTCGCGAGATTGGAAACCTGGGAAAATGCCAGGTTCTCCGAGCGTTTGTGGCAGCATGATGGAACTCTCTGGATTTCTGATCCGAATCTGGCGGCCGCGACGCCGGAACTGGCTGATCGCTTGGGCTGGCTTGATTTACCTGAATCCATGGCGGCTGAAGCCGGAGAACTGGCCGATTTTGCCGCGGAAATCAGGGCCGCCGGTGTGACTGACGTTGTGCTTCTGGGCATGGGGGGCAGCAGCCTGGCGCCAGAAGTTCTGATGACGATTTTTGCTAATGTTCCCGGATTTCCCGTCCTGCGGGTATTGGACAGCACCCATCCGGATGTTATCAGCGTCCTGGACAGTTCCATTGACTTGGCAAAAACCCTTTTTCTGGTATCCAGTAAATCCGGCGGGACCATCGAAACCCTCTCTTTTTATAAATATTTTTTCCATCGGGTAGCCGGAGAGTTGAGAAATCCCGGCGACCATTTTGTTGCCATTACTGATCCTGGTTCCAAGTTAGAGCTGATGGCCCGGGAACAGCAGTTTCGCCGGATTTTCTCTTCACCAGCTGATGTGGGTGGTCGTTATTCGGTGCTGACTTATTTCGGCCTGTTGCCGGCAGCCCTGATCGGAATTGATCTGGCAGAATTTCTCAAGCAGGCGGCACAAATGGAGGCGGCCACCGGTCCCGGGGTGCCGGCAGCTGAAAACCCGGCGCTAGTTCTGGGGGCGGTTCTGGGTGAGCTGGCCCTGGCTGGTCGCAACAAAGTGGTGTTTCTTTCAACGCCAAAACTGGAACATTTCGGGGTCTGGATTGAACAGCTGGTGGCGGAAAGTACCGGCAAGCTCGGCCGGGGTATTCTGCCGGTGGTCGGTGAACCGCTGTTGACGCCGGCTGCTTATGGCCAGGATTGCTGTTTTGTTTCCCTGCAATTGGCCGGCGATCTGCCGTTATCCCTGGAGTCAGGGATTGAAAAATTGAAGGCTGCAGGGTTCCCGGTAGTTGTCATAAATATAGAACGGATTATGGATCTCGCCCAGGAGTTTTATCGCTGGGAAGTGGCCACGGCGGCCGCCGGTGCCGTACTGGAAATCAATCCGTTCAATCAGCCCAATGTTGAAGCGGCAAAGATAAAAGCCCGGGAACTGATGGAGACCAGCAAAAGGACGGGGGAATTGCCGGTTTCCACGCCGCTGATCCAGGATGGCCAACTGACGTTATCCGGGCAGCCGTTGCCGCAACCGTCCCGATCAAGCAGTGAATATCTGCAGCAATTTTTACAGTTGGTTAAACCCGGTGATTACCTGGTGCTCATGGCATACCTGCCCATGAGGAAGAAAAATGATGTACTGTTGCAACGGTTGCGGCTGCTACTCAGGCAGCGCTGTCGGGTGGTAACGACCCTTGGCTATGGCCCCAGATTTCTCCATTCGACCGGACAGCTCCATAAAGGGGACGATAACCAGGGCGTTTTTCTCCAGCTTACGGCTGATCCTGATCAGGATATTCCTATTCCTGGTGAACCTTACAGCTTTGGAACCCTCATCGCCGCCCAGGCCCAGGGAGATTTTCAGGCGTTGGTGGAAAATGGTCGTCGCCTGTTGCGGATACACCTTAGCGGTTCTCTGGAAGGCGGGCTGAACCGTCTGATTTCACTGGTGGAAGCCGGCTGA
- a CDS encoding sensor domain-containing diguanylate cyclase codes for MTSNILKENQRLRQQMQNLLQQANKNEEKKQRFDKLELRLIGAESFAELFSLLINDYRSIFKLDCISLALTDQKNELQLLIRNVEPPGSNYRELIFLPDPEIIKQLFPTPMGPLLGPYQDQQHHILFPGYSQKPASVALLPLKRREVMIGSLNLGSFLPTRYTDDGHTDFLTHLGSVVSMCLENTLNHERLKRVALTDPLTGIFNRRFFDRRIADEVSRTHRYGQPLTCLFFDLDHFKNINDQLGHQTGDQVLQKIAGIINSHLRRSDIFARYGGEEFVVLLPHTTCSAGREIAERIRKNIAGHNFELPDRKINKITISIGVAALLPEMSGKKGTTGPEQLIKTADQALLQAKENGRNQVVCAGNLTIRT; via the coding sequence ATGACCAGCAATATCCTCAAAGAGAATCAACGGTTACGACAGCAGATGCAGAACTTACTGCAGCAGGCCAATAAAAATGAGGAAAAAAAGCAGCGGTTTGATAAACTTGAACTTCGCCTGATTGGCGCCGAATCTTTTGCTGAGCTCTTTTCCCTGCTTATTAATGATTACCGTTCTATTTTCAAGCTTGACTGTATATCTCTGGCCCTGACTGATCAAAAAAATGAACTGCAACTTTTGATCAGAAACGTTGAGCCCCCCGGCAGTAACTACAGAGAGCTTATTTTTCTCCCTGACCCGGAAATTATCAAACAGCTGTTCCCCACCCCCATGGGACCCTTGTTGGGACCTTATCAAGACCAGCAACATCACATCCTGTTCCCCGGATATTCCCAGAAGCCGGCGTCGGTCGCTTTACTGCCCTTAAAAAGACGGGAAGTAATGATCGGCAGTCTCAACCTCGGCAGTTTTCTGCCAACACGCTATACGGATGATGGACATACCGACTTCCTCACCCATCTGGGCTCAGTTGTTTCCATGTGCCTGGAAAACACCCTGAACCATGAGCGACTGAAAAGAGTGGCTTTGACAGACCCTTTAACCGGAATTTTTAACCGTAGATTTTTTGACCGCCGGATCGCTGATGAGGTTTCCAGAACTCACCGCTATGGCCAACCGTTAACCTGTTTGTTTTTTGATCTTGATCACTTTAAAAATATCAATGATCAACTCGGGCATCAAACCGGAGACCAGGTCCTGCAAAAAATTGCCGGCATCATCAATTCCCACCTGCGCCGAAGCGATATCTTTGCCCGTTATGGCGGTGAGGAGTTTGTGGTCCTGCTTCCCCATACAACCTGCAGTGCCGGCCGGGAAATTGCTGAACGCATCAGAAAAAATATTGCCGGACATAATTTCGAACTGCCCGACAGAAAAATAAACAAAATAACTATCTCCATCGGGGTGGCCGCCTTGTTGCCGGAGATGTCAGGAAAGAAGGGGACAACCGGACCTGAACAACTGATCAAGACCGCCGACCAAGCCCTCCTGCAGGCTAAGGAGAATGGACGAAACCAGGTTGTCTGTGCGGGGAATTTAACTATACGAACCTAA